CCTCTTTCCACCTCACTTTTCCGTAAGATGATTGGACTCTCCTGGAAAGTTGGCCGGAATGAGTAATTTCTATTCTAGAACTTGACTTTTAATGTCTCTTAGAAAACTACCCTAAGAGATTGCATTTCGTccctttaaaatagaaaagacaaaCACTTAGCTTTAAAGCAGCCCGGAGTTCCTGGTACTGGTGGTCTTTTATCTGGGACCTATTCACGAGAAGGCTGGCGTTTATTCGAGAGGCCCATTTCCTATCAGAAAACTTAGGAGCAGGTCAGCAGACACTTTCCCAAGGGCCCCCCCGCACAAGTCAGGAGCATCACTGAGAATGGAATTCTCCTCATTTCTACTCCTATCTGCTTCccaatggattctttttttttttttccttctttcttttggccATAGTAAGTGAAGTTTCCAGAAACCAAGACAAAACCCCCAAAATTGACACGTGCAGTCACACAGTCTGCTTTCTTGGCTTTGTGGTCACTGGGAGGTCTGCGGTCAGAAAGATGCCGCAATTCTCACTATTTAACTGGAGAAAGGATTTCCCATTTTAGAAAGTATAACTGTACCATCTCCCTGTGTGTTTACAGGCAGATCAGCCAGGAACGCTATATAACGATGAAAACAAACACGAGTGTCTCCTCCTTAAAGATGGAATCTGCCGGCAGAGTCTGTCCTTGTAGCAAAGCTCCAGGAGAAGTGAAGACAGAGTCCTCATTAAAAGTAGAAAGGCCACATCCAAGGCTGTTCTTCCTGAGAGTAAAATTCTAAAGACGATCTGTCTTTTGCATCAGCAAATAAGCTAGAGAGAACCCAGCGGGTCTGGTGATGTGACATTAGGGAAACATCGAGGGTTAGATTTTTGCTGGAAAGGGATTGAGTACATGGCAGAGTTGTCCCGGTCTCTTCCTTTCCTAGAGTCAAGTGGTTAAAGAGATGAGAGGGGACCAGTGAAGATTTTCTATATTCTTaaactcattttgttttcttggatCCACAGGCTTTTGGTTTCAACCCTCTGGAAGATTATTATGTCTCCAAGTCTGCAGTGGTGTTTGGGggcttttatctcttctttttcacagAGAAGGTCTTGAAGATGCTTCTTAAGCAGAAAAATGAGGTGAGGCCTAATCGTTGGTAAAAGAAGCGCCTCTAGGGAGAGCATCCATCTCAGAACTGTGTCCGGTGGTGGTGTTACCTCAGTGCCAACCCAGTGAGCTTACCTGGATCCTCCCGCCATGGATTCAAACCCACAAACTATTTCATGAGTAGATGTCTCACTTCACCTCGGGAGGGTATTAGCAGTGGGTGAGGGCGAATCATTAGCCATTGCGAGGAGCAGCTGTAAATGTTCTTTGCTGTGCCTCCTGGCAGGGATGAGTGTTGGCCCTGAGGTCCCTCCTCTGAGATCCGTCCCGTGGCAGCACCACGTGCCCTTCGATTCAGCTTTCTCCAACACCTTGCCCTAGGTTTCTGTCCTATTGCCTACTTGTGTTTTCTTGGATGGTGGGAGTGAGGTCTTCCCGGTGCTTGGAGCTCCTGCCGGGTGGGTGGTTTTGGTGAGTGTTGCACTGACCCGACCCCTCCCTGTGGTCCCTCCAGCATCATCACGGACACAGCCATTATGCCTCTGAGACGCTCCCTTCCCAGAAGGACCAGGAGGAGGGGGTGACGGAGAAGCTGCAGAACGGGGATCTGGACCACATGATTTCTCAGCGCTGCAGTGGCGAGCTGGATGGGAAGGCCCCTGTGATGGACGAGAAGGTCATCGTGGGCTCCCTCTCTGTCCAGGTCAGTGGGCCATCCACTGCTGGGGGGGCAGGGGCCCTTAAGTGGTAATGGCCTTGATGACTCGGGCCTACCCTGAAGGTCCGTCGTCCACCCTTTGACAGGGGGGCTTTCTTGCAGGACCTGCAGGCCTCCCAGAGCGCCTGTTACTGGCTGAAAGGTGTCCGCTACTCTGACATTGGCACACTGGCCTGGATGATCACCCTGAGCGACGGCCTCCATAACTTCATCGATGGCCTGGCTATTGGTGCCTCCTTCACCGTGTCTGTCTTCCAAGGCATCAGCACCTCGGTGGCCATCCTCTGCGAGGAGTTCCCACACGAGCTAGGTAAGTGTGCTcacaccccgccccccagccccttccGCATGTGCCGACTCCTCCCCCCACTTCAGAACACACATTATGATTAATGAACACATTTTCTATGCTATGTGAAATCAAACCACTAATTCTCAACAGCTGAGTTAATAATTGAAAATTGATCATtggacgggacttccctggctttctaatggttaagattccacgcttccactgcagggggcacgggttcgatccctggtcagggagctaagatcccgcatgctgcacagcatggcgaaagaaagagagagagagagagagagagagagggagggagggaggaaggaaggaaggaagaaagaaaattgatcATTGGAAATGATGGCATTTTTTACTGGGATGGTTGTTTCCCCATAGTCCCATAACCTGTGGCTGTTTCCTCACCTCTACACTGGGCTTAATACTGGTACCTACCTCATTGATTCATcgtaaaaagcaaaaggaaaaaatagtgaaAAGGACTTACTGCGTGCCGTACGCTATTCTAAGTGCTCAATATAGGTTATCTCTTACATCCTATTAATCTTCCAAAGGCTGAGATGTATGTTAGAAGTCTGGTGGGTAGAAGAAATAGATGAACCAGGGGCTGGAAGGTCCTTGGTTTTATCAGAGGGAGAGTGTAAAAAGCCTAGACTTTTTGAAGGCTCAGACACTCAAGGTCATGTCCTGGCTTTGCCATTTATTGGCTTGTGACTGGGCAAATTACTATTTCTCTCGGTCTCAATTTTGTTTTCGAAAAATACCATTCATTACAGTTTTGAGGAAGGAAGCTCCTTCTGTTTCACCATcaatcaaaagagaaatgagggcttccctggtggcgcagtggttgagagtccgcctgccgatgcaggggacacgggttcgtgccccggtccgggaagatcccacatgccgcggagcggctgggcccgtgagccatggccgctgagcctgtgcgtccggaacctgtgctccgcaacgggagaggccacaacagtgagaggcccgcggactgcaaaaagaaaaaaaagaaagaaaagagagaaatgaggccATTGCTAGAtggttttctcttttgaaaatccTGTGCATTGTTTTCAGCCTCTAGGCTGGTTGTACGCTCCCAGCCTCACAGATGGAGACAGCTCCTCGGCGTGGTGGTGAAGGGGGCCCTAGTCTTGTCACCGTGATCTCCAGTCTGGGGCCATCTTGATTTTCACCCACACTCCATCCAGCGTTTAAGCATGTCCTCATCAAGCTGTGTGTCCCACGACCTAGTATGAATCTTCTGTCCACACCCTCCCCTCTTGTTGTCCCCACCATAGGAGACTTTGTCATCCTGCTCAATGCCGGCATGAGTATCCAGCAGGCTCTCTTCTTCAACTTCCTCTCTGCCTGCTGCTGTTACGTGGGCCTGGCCTTCGGCATCTTAGCTGGCAGCCACTTCTCTGCCAACTGGATCTTTGCCCTGGCTGGAGGAATGTTCTTGTATATTTCTCTGGCTGATATGGTAAGTCTTCCATAGTTTTAATGCCTTGTAGGCAAAACTGGATCGGGTTATGAAATTCGTTGGATTGGGAGGACAGCTAAGGGGCATtagtta
This region of Delphinus delphis chromosome 6, mDelDel1.2, whole genome shotgun sequence genomic DNA includes:
- the SLC39A14 gene encoding metal cation symporter ZIP14 isoform X3 — translated: MHRYGEGDSLTLQQLKALLNHLDVGVGRDNVSQSVQGPRNLSTCFSSGDLFAAHNLSDQLRIGGREFQEFCPTILQQLDSRACSSENQENEENEQTEEGRPSSVEVWGFGFLSVSLINLASLLGVLVLPCTEKAFFSRVLTYFIALSIGTLLSNALFQLIPEAFGFNPLEDYYVSKSAVVFGGFYLFFFTEKVLKMLLKQKNEHHHGHSHYASETLPSQKDQEEGVTEKLQNGDLDHMISQRCSGELDGKAPVMDEKVIVGSLSVQDLQASQSACYWLKGVRYSDIGTLAWMITLSDGLHNFIDGLAIGASFTVSVFQGISTSVAILCEEFPHELGDFVILLNAGMSIQQALFFNFLSACCCYVGLAFGILAGSHFSANWIFALAGGMFLYISLADMFPEMNEVCQEDERNGSVLIPFVIQNVGLLTGFSIMLVLTMYSGQIQIG